In the Chroococcidiopsis sp. SAG 2025 genome, one interval contains:
- a CDS encoding M15 family metallopeptidase: MKPYQQIQITECGEPLVEIPLEKFAVESPHPYQLLGAPYQGRSPYHLRQGVLDRLLQAQIYLQQSRPQWRIQIFDAYRPIAVQKFMVDYAFSQVLQAEGLTVEQLSPDRQQALWQQVYQIWAIPSTDPKTPPPHSTGAAVDITLIDAAGMTVNMGSPIDEMSARSQPDYFATSADPVEQEYHERRQLLRDIMLKAEFTRHPGEWWHFSFGDQMWAWLSDRPVAQYGGIL; encoded by the coding sequence ATGAAACCTTACCAACAGATTCAAATTACAGAGTGTGGGGAACCGCTAGTAGAAATTCCTTTAGAAAAGTTTGCTGTAGAGTCACCCCATCCCTACCAGTTACTAGGTGCGCCTTATCAAGGGCGATCGCCTTATCATCTACGACAAGGCGTACTCGATCGCCTACTACAAGCCCAAATCTATCTTCAACAGTCTCGTCCCCAGTGGCGCATTCAGATTTTCGATGCCTATCGCCCGATTGCCGTGCAAAAGTTTATGGTAGATTATGCTTTTAGCCAAGTTTTGCAAGCAGAAGGATTGACGGTAGAACAATTATCTCCCGACCGACAACAGGCTTTATGGCAGCAAGTGTATCAAATTTGGGCAATTCCTAGCACCGATCCCAAGACTCCCCCACCTCACAGTACGGGTGCAGCAGTCGATATTACCTTGATAGATGCGGCTGGAATGACAGTAAATATGGGTTCTCCGATTGATGAGATGTCAGCGCGATCGCAACCCGATTATTTTGCAACTAGCGCCGATCCTGTAGAGCAAGAATATCACGAGCGCCGCCAGTTATTGCGAGATATCATGCTCAAAGCTGAGTTTACTCGCCATCCTGGGGAATGGTGGCATTTTTCCTTCGGCGATCAAATGTGGGCATGGTTGAGCGATCGCCCTGTGGCTCAGTATGGTGGTATCTTGTAG
- a CDS encoding WD40 repeat domain-containing protein, translating to MPPQSLVSIAIAIACQLSVISEGREQGAGEKELREKKYHAPLSYRQLPTTNYQLPSLLTRLWQGKFQVDTISGGHRRAVYSVAFSPNSQMIASSGGDRTIKVWYLAGKRLLQTYIAHRDWVSSLAFMPDKTGQKTILASGSGDRMVKVWNLRHRRLIRTFVGHKDWVSTVAFSPNGKLLASGSGDHTVRLWNLRTGKALRVINEGSGVTAIAFSPDGKTLASSTFFNSVQLWDVESGELIRTFTGHKRPVYAIAFSPDGETLASGSNNGQMILWRVESGKLQETIKAHKKEVTSLSFSADGDTLASASGDKTIKLWNPANGELLRSLSDHSAGVTCVTFSPRGHFASGSKDRTIKIWREKS from the coding sequence ATGCCACCTCAGTCTTTAGTTTCCATTGCTATTGCGATCGCCTGTCAGTTGTCAGTTATTAGTGAAGGAAGGGAGCAGGGAGCAGGGGAAAAAGAGCTGAGGGAGAAAAAATACCACGCACCACTCTCTTACCGTCAACTACCAACTACCAACTACCAACTACCATCACTCCTGACTCGTCTGTGGCAGGGAAAATTTCAAGTCGATACGATTAGCGGCGGGCATCGACGGGCAGTTTATTCAGTAGCGTTCAGTCCGAACAGTCAGATGATTGCAAGTAGCGGTGGAGATCGGACGATCAAAGTCTGGTATTTGGCAGGGAAAAGATTATTGCAAACTTATATAGCACACAGAGATTGGGTGAGTTCTCTCGCGTTTATGCCCGACAAAACCGGACAAAAAACGATTCTTGCTAGTGGGAGTGGGGATAGAATGGTCAAGGTGTGGAATTTACGGCATAGAAGATTAATTCGTACCTTTGTAGGACATAAAGATTGGGTAAGTACGGTAGCTTTTAGCCCGAATGGAAAACTCTTGGCAAGCGGTAGTGGAGATCATACCGTGAGGTTATGGAACCTCAGAACTGGAAAAGCCTTGCGCGTCATCAACGAAGGCAGTGGAGTTACGGCGATCGCCTTTAGTCCCGATGGTAAAACCCTAGCTAGTAGCACTTTTTTCAATAGCGTCCAACTCTGGGATGTAGAGAGTGGCGAACTGATTCGTACTTTTACCGGACACAAACGTCCAGTATACGCGATCGCCTTTAGTCCCGATGGCGAAACTCTTGCCAGTGGTAGCAATAACGGGCAAATGATTCTATGGCGAGTTGAAAGCGGTAAGTTACAAGAAACTATCAAAGCCCACAAAAAAGAAGTCACGTCGCTGTCTTTTAGCGCGGATGGCGACACCCTTGCCAGCGCCAGTGGAGACAAAACGATTAAATTGTGGAATCCTGCCAATGGAGAATTACTGCGCAGCTTATCAGATCATTCAGCCGGAGTTACGTGCGTTACATTCAGCCCCAGAGGACATTTCGCTAGCGGTAGCAAGGATAGAACGATTAAAATTTGGCGAGAAAAATCTTAA
- a CDS encoding serine/threonine-protein kinase — protein MRGKLLGGRYQVVEVLANGGFGQTYVAQDMHRPGNPRCVVKHLQPASVNSKFLHNARRLFQTEAEILEQLGNHDQIPRLLAYFEEHQEFYLVQEFVQGHTLTKELLPGDRWEESKVYQLLQEVLEILVFVHAHAAIHRDIKPDNLIRRIADGKLVLVDFGSVKQVWTQAFTRTGQQENSPLATIAIGTPGYMPTEQGQGRPQPNSDIYALGTIAIQALTGMNPSQLAEQSDTGEIEWRQHAKVSEGLGAVIAKMVRYNSKNRYQTAVAALVALRQLANFPTLMQPVIGIQPPPASHFNQSNFDKRLTLVGTPKGIEREVKTDFPENHSETHTVTMAGLDTTPTTEVATQTLPVLERIPDPPAVALVNPDRSTPAKASPSRQRYPLRVGAALTAVLASVAAMYVTNWHPVADPEQTLEQMNALKTARKYQECIDLASTHSSTNAKVQAGLQQCRLAQAQQLAATDLSAAIALGSQIPSTDPLYPVAKPSIAQWTNRLLEKAKTDYEAGNLPQAIALVKAIPITNPVYQTAQTAIAQWQRDWQNNRAAWEAAKSAAAVGKWQDVLQATRKVTIHPYWQQQIAPLAQQAAIKIALASNTAIPPQQSRAAAKPPQSQTQPVTSKPKTVTNRPRSRPNRSKTAIATPTSRPQSTIRRTTVRRTTVRRLQPISRRVKPAISRRTNRPIRRRARFPVGNTRSLYNWQTKPCLNEWCVGVGCGGWGWSDSDS, from the coding sequence ATGAGAGGCAAGTTGCTAGGCGGGCGTTACCAAGTTGTAGAAGTTCTAGCCAATGGTGGTTTTGGTCAAACATACGTAGCCCAAGACATGCATCGACCAGGAAATCCTCGATGTGTCGTTAAGCACCTCCAGCCTGCTAGCGTCAACTCTAAATTTTTGCACAATGCAAGGCGGTTGTTTCAAACAGAAGCAGAAATTTTAGAGCAACTCGGCAATCACGACCAGATTCCTCGGTTACTAGCATATTTTGAAGAACACCAAGAGTTTTACCTCGTTCAAGAGTTCGTTCAAGGACATACTCTTACCAAAGAATTACTTCCAGGCGATCGCTGGGAAGAAAGTAAAGTCTACCAACTGCTACAAGAAGTATTAGAAATATTGGTTTTCGTCCATGCTCACGCAGCAATTCATCGTGATATTAAACCTGACAATCTCATCCGGCGAATTGCAGATGGCAAGTTAGTCTTAGTAGATTTTGGTTCAGTCAAACAGGTTTGGACGCAGGCGTTTACGCGAACGGGGCAACAGGAAAATAGCCCACTAGCTACGATCGCGATCGGTACTCCTGGTTACATGCCCACAGAACAAGGTCAAGGTAGACCTCAACCCAATAGCGATATTTATGCCCTCGGCACAATCGCCATTCAAGCTTTGACAGGGATGAATCCTTCCCAGTTGGCAGAACAGTCGGACACTGGCGAAATTGAGTGGCGGCAACATGCCAAAGTCAGTGAGGGACTGGGGGCAGTCATTGCCAAAATGGTGCGCTACAACAGCAAAAATCGCTATCAAACGGCAGTAGCTGCTTTGGTTGCCCTGCGCCAACTCGCTAATTTTCCTACGCTAATGCAACCAGTTATAGGAATTCAACCGCCACCTGCATCTCACTTCAACCAGTCGAACTTCGATAAACGTCTTACTCTAGTTGGCACTCCTAAAGGCATAGAGCGTGAGGTGAAAACCGATTTCCCTGAGAATCATTCCGAGACTCATACTGTGACGATGGCAGGACTCGACACGACCCCAACTACCGAGGTTGCCACCCAAACACTACCAGTTCTAGAACGGATACCCGACCCCCCCGCTGTAGCATTAGTAAACCCCGATCGGTCAACTCCTGCTAAAGCCTCCCCATCACGACAGCGCTATCCCCTCCGCGTGGGAGCAGCACTCACGGCTGTCTTAGCAAGCGTAGCAGCGATGTACGTAACGAATTGGCATCCAGTCGCAGATCCAGAGCAAACTCTGGAGCAGATGAACGCGCTCAAAACTGCGAGAAAATACCAAGAGTGCATCGATCTAGCATCGACTCACAGTAGTACCAACGCCAAAGTTCAAGCCGGACTTCAACAGTGTCGCCTCGCCCAGGCACAGCAGCTAGCTGCCACCGATCTATCGGCGGCGATCGCGCTAGGCAGTCAAATTCCCAGCACCGATCCGCTTTATCCCGTAGCTAAGCCTTCGATCGCGCAGTGGACGAACCGTTTATTAGAAAAAGCGAAAACCGATTACGAAGCAGGAAACTTACCACAGGCGATCGCCTTAGTTAAAGCAATTCCCATCACTAACCCCGTCTATCAAACAGCCCAAACTGCAATTGCCCAATGGCAGCGAGACTGGCAAAACAACCGCGCCGCTTGGGAGGCAGCAAAAAGCGCCGCCGCTGTGGGCAAGTGGCAAGATGTCCTCCAAGCTACCAGAAAAGTTACTATTCATCCCTACTGGCAACAGCAGATCGCTCCTCTTGCCCAACAAGCAGCCATTAAAATTGCTTTAGCGTCTAATACCGCTATCCCACCGCAACAGTCTAGAGCGGCAGCAAAACCGCCCCAATCGCAAACGCAGCCCGTAACATCCAAACCAAAAACCGTTACTAATCGCCCCCGCAGCCGCCCCAACCGCTCTAAAACCGCGATCGCAACTCCTACCTCCCGTCCTCAATCGACGATAAGACGAACGACTGTGAGACGAACGACTGTCAGGCGATTGCAACCCATTTCTAGACGAGTCAAACCCGCGATCTCCAGACGCACCAACCGCCCAATCCGCAGACGCGCCCGCTTTCCAGTCGGAAATACCAGAAGTTTATACAACTGGCAAACAAAACCGTGCCTTAATGAGTGGTGCGTGGGGGTGGGGTGTGGGGGGTGGGGGTGGAGTGACAGTGACTCCTGA
- the yidD gene encoding membrane protein insertion efficiency factor YidD: protein MKIGLIWLIRGYRMLISPLLLPSCRFHPTCSTYALEAIERFGAWRGGILAVRRILRCHPWHPGGYDPVPAEREQGVGSRE, encoded by the coding sequence TTGAAGATCGGATTAATTTGGTTAATTCGGGGCTATCGGATGTTAATTTCTCCTCTATTACTGCCATCGTGTCGGTTTCATCCTACCTGTTCTACTTACGCCCTAGAAGCGATCGAGCGTTTTGGCGCTTGGCGGGGTGGAATTTTGGCAGTGCGACGCATCTTACGCTGTCATCCCTGGCATCCAGGCGGCTACGATCCTGTACCAGCAGAGAGAGAGCAGGGAGTAGGGAGTAGGGAGTAG
- a CDS encoding SEC59/DGK1/VTE5 family protein, with translation MADFPLLARIPTLWLQITVVGVWLGIVLAIAGAVSRFANSDPEIVRKIVHIGTGNVILFAWLLNIPAWVGIGASVLAGATTLLSYRLPILPGINSIGRKSLGTFFYAVSIGVLVAWFWAVQKPYFAALGILIMTWGDGLAALIGQRYGKHVYTVGGVKKSWEGSLTMAVVSYIVSSAILIAVQGNTWLTWLVAFVVALVATGLEAFSWYGIDNLSVPIASAGLGFLLTQLL, from the coding sequence ATGGCTGATTTTCCGCTACTGGCTCGAATTCCCACTCTCTGGCTACAAATAACGGTGGTAGGAGTTTGGCTGGGAATTGTTCTGGCGATCGCAGGTGCAGTTAGCCGTTTCGCAAATAGCGATCCCGAAATTGTGCGGAAAATCGTCCACATTGGTACTGGCAATGTCATTTTATTCGCTTGGTTATTAAATATCCCCGCCTGGGTAGGAATTGGTGCATCAGTATTAGCAGGTGCGACGACTTTACTGTCCTATCGCCTGCCAATTCTACCTGGGATTAACAGCATCGGACGCAAAAGCTTAGGAACGTTCTTTTACGCCGTGAGCATTGGCGTTCTTGTTGCTTGGTTTTGGGCAGTACAAAAACCTTACTTCGCTGCTTTAGGCATCCTCATTATGACTTGGGGTGATGGACTCGCAGCGTTAATCGGACAACGTTACGGCAAGCACGTCTACACGGTTGGGGGTGTGAAAAAAAGCTGGGAAGGCTCTTTGACGATGGCTGTAGTCAGCTACATTGTCAGTAGCGCGATCCTCATAGCCGTACAAGGTAATACTTGGTTAACTTGGCTTGTGGCTTTTGTAGTTGCTCTGGTCGCTACAGGTCTAGAAGCCTTTTCTTGGTACGGCATTGATAACCTATCCGTACCCATAGCTAGCGCCGGGTTGGGTTTTCTTTTAACTCAGTTGTTGTAA
- a CDS encoding NAD(P)/FAD-dependent oxidoreductase — translation MSQQPARICILGGGFGGLYTALRLSQLPWESEKPEIVLIDRSDRFLFSPLLYELLTGELQTWEIAPPFIELLASTGIRFCQGEAAEIDIYEQRVRLQDGIEIPYDRLVLALGGETPLDMVPGASSYAFPFRTLADAYRMEEQLRLLEASPADKIRVAIVGAGYSGVELACKLADRLGERGRFRLVELSDQILRTSPEFNREAATKALEKRGIWLDLETKVESIEPNAIALEYKNQVDIIPVDLVVWTIGTRVAPIVRSLPVKQNQRGQLTATSTLQVIDRPEIFALGDLAECRDAAGQQVPGTAQAAVQQADYAAWNIWASLTHRPLLPFRYQNLGEMMTLGIDNATLAGLGIKLEGSLAAIARRLAYLYRLPTLEHQIKVGINWITRPFLQGLEES, via the coding sequence ATGTCCCAACAACCCGCACGTATTTGTATTCTCGGTGGCGGCTTTGGCGGTTTATACACGGCACTGCGCCTGAGCCAATTACCTTGGGAATCGGAAAAACCAGAAATCGTCCTAATCGATCGCAGCGATCGCTTCTTATTTTCGCCCCTGTTGTACGAATTGCTCACGGGTGAATTGCAAACTTGGGAAATTGCCCCGCCGTTTATCGAACTCCTCGCCTCAACGGGAATTCGCTTCTGTCAGGGTGAAGCAGCAGAAATTGATATTTACGAACAGCGAGTCCGGCTGCAAGATGGAATCGAAATTCCCTACGATCGCCTAGTACTAGCTTTAGGAGGCGAAACGCCGCTAGATATGGTTCCTGGGGCATCCTCCTACGCTTTCCCCTTCCGTACCCTTGCCGATGCCTATCGCATGGAAGAACAGCTGCGACTACTTGAAGCATCTCCGGCAGATAAAATTCGCGTGGCAATTGTAGGGGCTGGCTATAGCGGCGTAGAATTGGCGTGTAAGCTGGCAGATCGTCTTGGTGAAAGAGGACGCTTCCGATTAGTAGAACTGAGCGACCAAATTCTTAGAACCTCCCCAGAATTCAACCGCGAAGCAGCCACAAAAGCATTGGAAAAAAGAGGGATTTGGCTCGATCTCGAAACCAAAGTTGAGTCAATCGAACCGAATGCGATTGCCCTGGAATATAAAAATCAAGTTGATATTATTCCCGTAGATCTTGTCGTTTGGACGATAGGCACGCGAGTTGCGCCAATCGTGCGATCGCTTCCCGTCAAACAAAACCAACGCGGACAGCTCACGGCGACATCAACTCTACAAGTTATAGATCGTCCCGAAATATTTGCTTTAGGCGACTTAGCTGAATGTCGCGATGCCGCAGGGCAACAAGTTCCTGGTACTGCCCAAGCTGCCGTACAACAGGCAGACTACGCCGCTTGGAATATTTGGGCTTCCTTGACCCACCGTCCTTTACTTCCCTTCCGCTACCAGAACTTAGGGGAAATGATGACTCTGGGTATTGACAATGCCACGCTTGCAGGTTTAGGAATTAAACTAGAGGGTTCTCTCGCCGCGATCGCCCGTCGCCTTGCTTATTTGTATCGGCTACCAACCCTAGAGCATCAAATTAAGGTAGGCATCAACTGGATTACTCGCCCATTTTTGCAGGGGCTAGAAGAGAGCTGA
- a CDS encoding XRE family transcriptional regulator — translation MSRQPSPPAIGAIVKSIRKHRNLTLEQLAQRSRVSKSMLSQIERELTNPTIATLWSLAHALDVSITELVSQAHVETAIAPTKIEMMRSHHTPTIASQDGKCKLRILSPISSAGATEWYELVMEPNACLESEPHASGSYEHLTVLSGQLLINSGTCEQLLNSGDTARYPADTKHQIQNIGEQEARALLVYVL, via the coding sequence ATGAGCCGCCAGCCTTCCCCACCAGCCATCGGGGCGATCGTGAAATCTATCCGCAAACACCGCAACCTGACTCTGGAACAACTCGCTCAACGCTCTCGTGTCTCTAAGTCAATGCTGTCGCAGATCGAACGAGAGTTAACAAATCCGACGATCGCCACTTTATGGAGCCTCGCCCATGCCTTGGATGTCAGTATTACTGAGTTAGTCAGTCAAGCGCATGTGGAAACCGCGATCGCGCCTACGAAAATTGAGATGATGCGATCGCACCATACCCCCACGATCGCCAGCCAAGATGGTAAGTGTAAGTTACGAATTTTAAGTCCAATCTCATCGGCTGGTGCTACTGAGTGGTATGAATTGGTCATGGAACCTAATGCTTGTTTAGAGAGCGAACCACATGCATCCGGTAGCTACGAACATTTAACTGTGTTAAGCGGGCAGTTGCTAATTAATAGCGGTACATGCGAGCAATTGTTAAACTCAGGCGATACAGCCAGATATCCGGCTGACACTAAACACCAAATTCAAAATATTGGCGAGCAGGAAGCACGGGCATTACTCGTATATGTTTTGTAG
- a CDS encoding flippase, whose translation MPKLLKLESWLQNQQSDLLKTLVRGAGAALSVQILSAGAIYISQILLARWLGVIEYGIYDYAIALSLSLAFLAGLGLPTAVLRFIPKYQFEQDWRHLRGIICGSWQQTLVASLITAIFSTIVIQWLASNQGLEHSRPLIFGVWIVPLMALANLQQQIARAFQRITLAYAPYLIAYPLVLIGITFIWQLDRSLNSTEAIALSILSLLLVLLVQALLFYREISTEISQVFPAYALSQWWRVALPLMFLDGSSVVLSQTDTLMLGTMLGAKAVGIYSAALKTSLWVHFILTAVNAIFAPIIASLHAQGDRQGLQQLVSTIAQWMFYPALAIAIGLIVFAEPVLQLFGAEFTTARGALIVLILGQLVNVGAGSVGYLLIMTGNQIPAASVMGISAFTNVVLNFVGIHWLGIVGAALATAFSMMLWNVWLHTIVVKRLNVRPSILATFR comes from the coding sequence ATGCCTAAGTTGCTCAAACTTGAATCCTGGCTACAAAACCAGCAATCTGACTTGCTAAAAACATTGGTACGCGGTGCAGGCGCAGCGTTGAGCGTCCAAATTCTCAGTGCTGGCGCGATCTACATATCTCAAATCTTGCTTGCCCGTTGGCTAGGAGTCATAGAATATGGCATTTACGACTACGCGATCGCCCTCAGTCTTTCTCTAGCTTTTCTCGCCGGATTGGGTTTGCCGACTGCCGTTTTAAGATTTATCCCCAAATACCAGTTCGAGCAAGATTGGCGACATTTGCGGGGAATCATCTGCGGCAGTTGGCAACAAACGCTAGTTGCTAGTTTGATTACAGCCATATTCAGCACGATTGTAATACAGTGGTTGGCATCAAATCAAGGATTAGAGCATTCAAGACCGCTGATTTTTGGTGTTTGGATCGTGCCTTTAATGGCATTGGCTAATCTTCAGCAGCAAATCGCTAGAGCTTTTCAAAGAATCACCTTAGCTTATGCTCCATACTTAATTGCCTATCCATTAGTATTAATTGGCATTACATTTATTTGGCAGTTAGATCGGAGCTTGAATAGTACAGAGGCGATCGCGCTTTCAATTCTGTCACTGCTACTGGTTTTGTTAGTTCAAGCACTTCTGTTTTATCGAGAAATCAGTACAGAAATCTCTCAAGTCTTTCCTGCTTATGCTCTCAGTCAATGGTGGAGAGTTGCCTTGCCATTGATGTTTCTTGATGGCTCGTCAGTCGTTTTGAGCCAAACAGATACGCTCATGCTAGGTACAATGCTAGGAGCTAAAGCCGTGGGGATTTACAGTGCTGCACTCAAAACATCGCTTTGGGTTCATTTCATTCTCACCGCAGTCAATGCGATTTTTGCTCCCATCATCGCTTCGCTACACGCTCAAGGCGATCGCCAAGGATTGCAGCAGCTAGTATCTACAATAGCGCAGTGGATGTTTTATCCGGCATTGGCAATTGCGATCGGACTCATTGTTTTTGCCGAACCCGTACTGCAATTATTTGGCGCGGAATTCACCACAGCTAGAGGAGCGCTGATCGTCTTGATCCTGGGACAACTTGTGAATGTGGGAGCGGGATCGGTAGGATATTTGCTCATCATGACAGGCAACCAAATTCCGGCTGCATCGGTAATGGGAATTAGTGCTTTCACGAATGTAGTTTTAAATTTCGTTGGTATCCACTGGTTAGGAATTGTCGGTGCAGCATTAGCAACGGCATTTTCCATGATGTTATGGAACGTTTGGCTTCATACGATCGTTGTCAAACGGCTTAATGTTCGCCCCTCGATCCTGGCTACCTTCCGGTAG
- a CDS encoding IS4 family transposase codes for MEQAIAKTKVCEQRKRSLPAQLVICLVIAMSLWSRDSMRDVLKNLIDGLSEAWVKVGKYWRVFCKSAITQARQRLSPRVMSQLFHQLVRPMASTDTKGAFLNGLRIVVIDRTCFDLPDSDENARVFGRPSSRPGTQAAFPKLRLVILVEAGTHLIFDALMCPYRIGERVRALRLLRSVSSGMLLMWDRGLHSYAMVQATVTTGSDYLGRIPANVKFLCEEPLADGSYLSWIYPPAKFRSKACQPIQVRVIEYTIGNTDNPEEQLRYRLITSLLELEKFPAQLLAIEYHQRWEVENTIDELKVHLSGRKTHIRSQKPREVVQEVYGWLLGHWAVRLLMFQAAKSAGITPLRLSFTGTLRVIRRAIPKFQRLQSQELPFF; via the coding sequence ATCGAGCAAGCGATCGCTAAAACTAAAGTTTGTGAACAACGTAAACGCTCGTTACCAGCACAATTGGTAATTTGTTTGGTAATTGCGATGAGTCTGTGGTCACGAGATTCGATGAGAGATGTGCTGAAAAACTTAATTGATGGGCTGAGCGAAGCATGGGTGAAAGTGGGGAAATACTGGCGAGTTTTTTGTAAATCAGCAATAACGCAAGCCCGACAACGATTAAGTCCAAGGGTGATGAGTCAATTGTTCCATCAACTGGTGCGACCAATGGCTAGCACCGATACCAAAGGAGCATTTCTCAATGGATTGCGAATTGTGGTAATTGATCGGACTTGCTTCGATCTGCCAGACAGCGATGAAAATGCGAGAGTTTTTGGTCGTCCGAGCAGCCGTCCTGGCACACAAGCCGCATTTCCCAAACTGCGATTAGTCATTTTGGTAGAAGCAGGAACACATTTAATCTTTGATGCATTGATGTGTCCATATCGAATAGGAGAACGAGTGCGGGCATTAAGATTATTACGCTCCGTGAGTTCAGGGATGTTGTTGATGTGGGACAGAGGGTTACATTCTTATGCAATGGTGCAAGCAACTGTCACAACTGGTAGCGATTATTTAGGAAGAATTCCCGCAAATGTCAAGTTTTTGTGCGAAGAACCACTGGCGGATGGTTCTTATCTGAGTTGGATTTATCCACCTGCTAAATTCCGCTCAAAAGCTTGCCAGCCCATACAAGTCCGAGTGATTGAATACACAATTGGTAATACCGACAACCCAGAGGAACAACTAAGATATCGCTTAATTACCAGCTTATTGGAATTGGAGAAATTTCCGGCTCAACTACTGGCGATTGAATATCATCAACGCTGGGAAGTAGAAAATACTATTGATGAACTCAAAGTACATTTATCAGGACGAAAAACTCATATTCGCTCTCAAAAACCGCGTGAAGTTGTGCAGGAAGTTTACGGGTGGTTGTTAGGACACTGGGCTGTGCGGTTATTGATGTTTCAAGCTGCAAAGAGCGCGGGTATCACTCCTTTGCGTCTGAGTTTCACTGGGACATTGCGAGTTATTCGTCGTGCTATCCCGAAATTTCAACGCTTGCAATCACAAGAACTCCCCTTTTTTTAA
- a CDS encoding SDR family NAD(P)-dependent oxidoreductase encodes MGKAIARGFAERGAKVVISSWNLAELETTRDEFRSQGLEVYAVEVDVSKRDSCQQLIDRTIEHYGAIDVLICNAGIDIIKPAEQYEAEEWDKIIDINLRGYYFCAQFAAQQMLDRGTGSIIMTSSIAGAVGIPGLVPYAASKGGINQMVRTMAVEWAQKGVRVNAVAPGYIDNTMVDVEYDENDPYQQRVTRFTPMGRRGKVEEFLGAYIFLASDAASYITGEVLYVDGGYHAA; translated from the coding sequence TTGGGCAAAGCTATTGCGCGAGGTTTTGCCGAACGTGGTGCAAAAGTAGTTATCTCGTCTTGGAATTTAGCGGAATTAGAAACTACCAGAGACGAGTTTCGATCGCAGGGATTAGAAGTCTATGCTGTTGAAGTTGATGTCAGTAAACGCGATAGTTGCCAGCAACTCATAGATCGAACAATAGAGCATTATGGCGCGATCGATGTCTTAATTTGCAATGCTGGCATTGATATTATCAAACCTGCCGAGCAATACGAAGCGGAAGAATGGGACAAAATTATCGATATTAACTTGCGGGGGTACTATTTCTGCGCCCAATTCGCCGCCCAACAGATGCTCGATCGCGGCACTGGTAGTATCATTATGACTTCTTCTATTGCTGGCGCTGTAGGAATACCAGGGTTAGTCCCTTATGCCGCTTCTAAGGGAGGGATTAATCAAATGGTGCGAACAATGGCTGTGGAATGGGCGCAAAAAGGAGTAAGAGTTAACGCCGTTGCGCCTGGATATATTGACAATACGATGGTAGACGTTGAGTACGACGAAAACGACCCTTATCAGCAGCGGGTAACGAGATTTACGCCGATGGGAAGGCGGGGAAAAGTAGAAGAATTTCTTGGGGCATATATTTTCCTTGCCAGTGATGCGGCTTCATACATTACAGGTGAGGTGCTGTATGTAGATGGGGGCTATCATGCAGCGTGA
- a CDS encoding DMT family transporter: MNKKQFALFVTLILWGSGFAGVRAGLRGYSPEHLVALRFAIASLVLVGYAYLTQMRLPQLKDLPAIALGGFLGISAYHLCLAFGQQTVTAGAASLLNASSPIFTTLLATTFLGEKLTARGWLGIVVSFTGAALISLGEIRGFHFNFGAVLILLAAISQGVYFILQKPMFEKYGAFELATYTIWSGTIALLGFLPDTASVRLASLESTLAIAYLGIFPAAIAYMTWTYTLSQIAAAKAASYLYLVPFLAIAIAWIWLQELPSLLSIVGGIVTLTGVFLVNLQET, translated from the coding sequence GTGAATAAAAAACAATTTGCTCTGTTCGTAACTCTCATCCTCTGGGGTTCTGGCTTTGCGGGCGTGCGGGCAGGTTTACGCGGCTACAGCCCCGAACATTTAGTAGCCTTGCGCTTTGCGATCGCTTCCCTTGTCCTGGTAGGTTATGCATATCTGACGCAGATGCGTTTGCCGCAACTTAAAGACTTACCTGCGATCGCCCTTGGTGGATTTTTAGGTATTAGCGCTTACCATTTATGTTTAGCATTTGGACAGCAAACTGTCACCGCAGGTGCAGCCAGTCTTCTGAATGCTTCTAGTCCAATTTTTACTACTTTATTAGCAACAACCTTTTTAGGTGAAAAATTGACAGCACGGGGATGGCTGGGAATTGTCGTTAGTTTTACTGGTGCTGCTTTAATTTCACTGGGAGAAATACGAGGATTTCACTTCAACTTCGGCGCGGTGCTAATTTTGTTAGCTGCCATTTCTCAGGGAGTTTATTTCATTTTACAAAAACCGATGTTTGAAAAGTACGGTGCGTTTGAGCTAGCTACTTATACAATTTGGAGCGGCACGATCGCGTTACTAGGGTTTTTACCAGATACAGCATCAGTGCGGCTAGCTTCCTTAGAATCAACTTTAGCGATCGCCTATTTAGGCATTTTTCCCGCTGCGATCGCTTATATGACTTGGACTTACACCCTATCGCAAATTGCTGCCGCCAAAGCCGCTAGCTATCTTTATCTCGTGCCATTTCTCGCAATCGCGATCGCCTGGATCTGGCTGCAAGAATTACCCAGTTTGTTATCTATAGTTGGTGGAATAGTTACACTTACGGGTGTCTTCTTAGTCAATCTCCAAGAAACATAA